A section of the Aythya fuligula isolate bAytFul2 chromosome 9, bAytFul2.pri, whole genome shotgun sequence genome encodes:
- the EPHB3 gene encoding ephrin type-B receptor 3 isoform X1, translating to MDTKWVTSELAWTTHPETGWEEVSGYDEAMNPIRTYQVCNVREANQNNWLRTKFIQRQDVQRVYVELKFTVRDCNSIPNIPGSCKETFNLFYYESDTDSASASSPFWMENPYIKVDTIAPDESFSKLESGRVNTKVRSFGPLSKNGFYLAFQDLGACMSLISVRAFYKKCSNTIAGFAIFPETLTGAEPTSLVIAPGTCIPNAVEVSVPLKLYCNGDGEWMVPVGACTCAAGYEPTMKDTQCQACGPGTFKSKQGEGPCSPCPPNSRTTSGAATVCTCRTGFFRADTDPADSACTSVPSAPRSVISNVNETSLVLEWSEPQDAGGRDDLLYNVICKKCSVERRLCTRCDDNVEFVPRQLGLTERRIYISNLMAHTQYTFEVQAVNGISSKSPFPPHFASVNITTNQAAPSAVPTMHLHSSTGNSMTLSWTPPERPNGIILDYEIKYSEKQGQSDGIANTVTSQKNSVRLDGLKANARYMVQVRARTVAGYGRYSLPTEFQTTAEDGSTGKTFQELPLIVGSATAGLLFVIVVVVIAIVCFRKGMVTEHLLSSPLGRKQRNSTDPEYTEKLQQYVTPGMKVYIDPFTYEDPNEAVREFAKEIDISCVKIEEVIGAGEFGEVCRGRLKLPGRREIFVAIKTLKVGYTERQRRDFLSEASIMGQFDHPNIIHLEGVVTKSRPVMIITEFMENCALDSFLRLNDGQFTVIQLVGMLRGIAAGMKYLSEMNYVHRDLAARNILVNSNLVCKVSDFGLSRFLEDDPADPTYTSSLGGKIPIRWTAPEAIAYRKFTSASDVWSYGIVMWEVMSYGERPYWDMSNQDVINAVEQDYRLPPPMDCPTALHQLMLDCWVRDRNLRPKFAQIVNTLDKLIRNAASLKVIASVQSGVSQPLLDRTVPDYTTFTTVGDWLDAIKMGRYKENFVNAGFASFDLVAQMTAEDLLRIGVTLAGHQKKILSSIQDMRLQMNQTLPVQV from the exons ATGGACACGAAGTGGGTGACCTCGGAGTTGGCGTGGACAACCCATCCGGAGACGGGG TGGGAAGAGGTGAGCGGCTACGACGAGGCCATGAACCCCATCCGCACGTACCAGGTGTGCAACGTGCGGGAGGCCAACCAGAACAACTGGCTGCGCACCAAGTTCATCCAGCGCCAGGACGTCCAGCGCGTCTACGTGGAGCTCAAGTTCACCGTGCGGGACTGCAACAGCATCCCCAACATCCCCGGCTCCTGCAAAGAGACCTTCAACCTCTTCTATTACGAGTCGGATACGGATTCTGCCTCGGCGAGCAGCCCTTTCTGGATGGAGAACCCCTATATCAAAGTGGATACAATTGCCCCGGACGAGAGCTTCTCCAAGCTGGAGTCGGGCCGCGTGAACACCAAGGTGCGcagctttgggcccctctcCAAGAACGGCTTTTACCTGGCCTTCCAGGACCTGGGGGCCTGCATGTCCCTCATCTCCGTGCGGGCTTTCTACAAGAAATGCTCCAACACCATCGCTGGCTTTGCCATCTTCCCGGAGACGTTAACGGGGGCTGAGCCCACGTCTCTGGTCATCGCTCCGGGCACCTGCATCCCCAACGCGGTGGAGGTGTCCGTCCCCCTCAAGCTGTACTGCAACGGCGACGGCGAGTGGATGGTGCCCGTGGGAGCCTGCACGTGTGCTGCTGGCTACGAGCCGACCATGAAGGACACCCAGTGCCAAG cctgcgGCCCGGGAACCTTCAAATCCAAGCAGGGCGAGgggccctgctccccctgcccgcccAACAGCCGCACGACCTCGGGAGCAGCGACGGTCTGCACGTGCCGCACCGGCTTCTTCCGCGCCGACACGGACCCCGCCGACAGCGCCTGCACCA GCGTGCCGTCGGCTCCCCGCAGCGTCATCTCCAACGTGAACGAGACGTCGCTGGTGCTGGAGTGGAGCGAGCCGCAGGACGCGGGCGGGCGGGACGACCTGCTCTACAACGTCATCTGCAAGAAGTGCAGCGTGGAGCGGCGCCTCTGCACGCGCTGCGACGACAACGTGGAGTTCGTGCCGCGCCAGCTGGGCCTCACCGAGCGCCGCATCTACATCAGCAACCTGATGGCCCACACCCAGTACACCTTCGAGGTCCAGGCGGTGAACGGCATCTCCAGCAAGAGCCCCTTCCCTCCGCACTTCGCCTCCGTCAACATCACCACCAACCAGGCGG CCCCATCTGCCGTGCCCACCATgcacctgcacagcagcacGGGGAACAGCATGACGCTGTCGTGGACTCCCCCGGAGAGACCCAACGGCATCATTCTCGACTACGAGATCAAGTACTCCGAGAAG CAAGGCCAGAGCGATGGCATTGCCAACACTGTCACCAGCCAGAAGAACTCGGTGAGGCTGGACGGGCTGAAGGCCAACGCCCGGTACATGGTGCAGGTGCGGGCACGCACGGTGGCTGGGTACGGCCGCTACAGCCTCCCCACCGAGTTCCAGACGACTGCAGAGGACG gcTCCACCGGGAAGACTTTCCAGGAGCTGCCTCTGATCGTGGGCTCGGCCACTGCGGGGCTGCTCTTCGTCATCGTCGTGGTCGTCATCGCTATCGTCTGCTTCAG GAAAGGGATGGTTACTGAACACCTCCTCTCGTCTCCTTTGGGCAGGAAGCAGCGCAACAGCACAGATCCCGAGTACACggagaagctgcagcagtaCG TCACCCCGGGGATGAAGGTCTACATTGACCCCTTCACTTACGAGGACCCCAACGAAGCAGTCCGGGAGTTTGCCAAAGAGATCGACATCTCCTGCGTCAAAATCGAGGAGGTCATCGGAGCAG GGGAGTTCGGCGAGGTGTGCCGCGGGCGCCTGAAGCTGCCCGGCCGCCGCGAGATCTTCGTGGCCATCAAGACGCTGAAGGTGGGCTACACGGAGCGGCAGCGGCGCGATTTCCTCAGCGAGGCCAGCATCATGGGGCAGTTCGACCACCCCAACATCATCCACCTGGAGGGCGTGGTGACCAAGAGCCGCCCCGTCATGATCATCACCGAGTTCATGGAGAACTGCGCGCTCGACTCCTTCCTCCGG CTGAACGACGGGCAGTTCACGGTCATCCAGCTGGTGGGGATGCTGCGAGGCATCGCGGCCGGCATGAAGTACCTCTCGGAGATGAACTACGTGCACCGCGACCTGGCTGCCCGCAACATCCTGGTCAACAGCAACTTGGTCTGCAAAGTGTCCGACTTCGGGCTCTCCCGCTTCTTGGAGGACGACCCGGCCGACCCCACCTACACCAGCTCCCTG GGGGGCAAGATCCCGATCAGATGGACGGCTCCTGAGGCCATCGCCTACCGCAAGTTCACCTCGGCCAGCGACGTGTGGAGCTACGGCATCGTCATGTGGGAAGTGATGTCCTACGGGGAGCGACCCTACTGGGACATGTCCAACCAGGAC GTGATCAACGCGGTGGAGCAGGATTACCGCCTGCCTCCCCCCATGGACTGCCCCACGGCGCTGCACCAGCTGATGCTGGACTGCTGGGTGCGGGACCGCAACCTGCGGCCCAAATTTGCACAGATCGTCAACACGCTGGACAAGCTGATCCGCAACGCCGCCAGCCTGAAGGTCATCGCCAGCGTCCAGTCTGG CGTCTCCCAGCCGCTCCTGGACCGCACTGTGCCGGATTACACCACCTTCACCACCGTGGGAGACTGGCTGGACGCCATCAAAATGGGACGGTACAAGGAGAACTTCGTCAATGCCGGCTTTGCCTCCTTCGACCTGGTGGCACAGATGACGGCGGA AGACCTGCTGAGGATAGGGGTGACGCTAGCAGGGCACCAGAAGAAGATCCTGAGCAGCATTCAGGACATGAGGCTGCAGATGAACCAGACGCTCCCGGTTCAGGTTTGA
- the EPHB3 gene encoding ephrin type-B receptor 3 isoform X2 codes for MDTKWVTSELAWTTHPETGWEEVSGYDEAMNPIRTYQVCNVREANQNNWLRTKFIQRQDVQRVYVELKFTVRDCNSIPNIPGSCKETFNLFYYESDTDSASASSPFWMENPYIKVDTIAPDESFSKLESGRVNTKVRSFGPLSKNGFYLAFQDLGACMSLISVRAFYKKCSNTIAGFAIFPETLTGAEPTSLVIAPGTCIPNAVEVSVPLKLYCNGDGEWMVPVGACTCAAGYEPTMKDTQCQACGPGTFKSKQGEGPCSPCPPNSRTTSGAATVCTCRTGFFRADTDPADSACTSVPSAPRSVISNVNETSLVLEWSEPQDAGGRDDLLYNVICKKCSVERRLCTRCDDNVEFVPRQLGLTERRIYISNLMAHTQYTFEVQAVNGISSKSPFPPHFASVNITTNQAAPSAVPTMHLHSSTGNSMTLSWTPPERPNGIILDYEIKYSEKQGQSDGIANTVTSQKNSVRLDGLKANARYMVQVRARTVAGYGRYSLPTEFQTTAEDGSTGKTFQELPLIVGSATAGLLFVIVVVVIAIVCFRKQRNSTDPEYTEKLQQYVTPGMKVYIDPFTYEDPNEAVREFAKEIDISCVKIEEVIGAGEFGEVCRGRLKLPGRREIFVAIKTLKVGYTERQRRDFLSEASIMGQFDHPNIIHLEGVVTKSRPVMIITEFMENCALDSFLRLNDGQFTVIQLVGMLRGIAAGMKYLSEMNYVHRDLAARNILVNSNLVCKVSDFGLSRFLEDDPADPTYTSSLGGKIPIRWTAPEAIAYRKFTSASDVWSYGIVMWEVMSYGERPYWDMSNQDVINAVEQDYRLPPPMDCPTALHQLMLDCWVRDRNLRPKFAQIVNTLDKLIRNAASLKVIASVQSGVSQPLLDRTVPDYTTFTTVGDWLDAIKMGRYKENFVNAGFASFDLVAQMTAEDLLRIGVTLAGHQKKILSSIQDMRLQMNQTLPVQV; via the exons ATGGACACGAAGTGGGTGACCTCGGAGTTGGCGTGGACAACCCATCCGGAGACGGGG TGGGAAGAGGTGAGCGGCTACGACGAGGCCATGAACCCCATCCGCACGTACCAGGTGTGCAACGTGCGGGAGGCCAACCAGAACAACTGGCTGCGCACCAAGTTCATCCAGCGCCAGGACGTCCAGCGCGTCTACGTGGAGCTCAAGTTCACCGTGCGGGACTGCAACAGCATCCCCAACATCCCCGGCTCCTGCAAAGAGACCTTCAACCTCTTCTATTACGAGTCGGATACGGATTCTGCCTCGGCGAGCAGCCCTTTCTGGATGGAGAACCCCTATATCAAAGTGGATACAATTGCCCCGGACGAGAGCTTCTCCAAGCTGGAGTCGGGCCGCGTGAACACCAAGGTGCGcagctttgggcccctctcCAAGAACGGCTTTTACCTGGCCTTCCAGGACCTGGGGGCCTGCATGTCCCTCATCTCCGTGCGGGCTTTCTACAAGAAATGCTCCAACACCATCGCTGGCTTTGCCATCTTCCCGGAGACGTTAACGGGGGCTGAGCCCACGTCTCTGGTCATCGCTCCGGGCACCTGCATCCCCAACGCGGTGGAGGTGTCCGTCCCCCTCAAGCTGTACTGCAACGGCGACGGCGAGTGGATGGTGCCCGTGGGAGCCTGCACGTGTGCTGCTGGCTACGAGCCGACCATGAAGGACACCCAGTGCCAAG cctgcgGCCCGGGAACCTTCAAATCCAAGCAGGGCGAGgggccctgctccccctgcccgcccAACAGCCGCACGACCTCGGGAGCAGCGACGGTCTGCACGTGCCGCACCGGCTTCTTCCGCGCCGACACGGACCCCGCCGACAGCGCCTGCACCA GCGTGCCGTCGGCTCCCCGCAGCGTCATCTCCAACGTGAACGAGACGTCGCTGGTGCTGGAGTGGAGCGAGCCGCAGGACGCGGGCGGGCGGGACGACCTGCTCTACAACGTCATCTGCAAGAAGTGCAGCGTGGAGCGGCGCCTCTGCACGCGCTGCGACGACAACGTGGAGTTCGTGCCGCGCCAGCTGGGCCTCACCGAGCGCCGCATCTACATCAGCAACCTGATGGCCCACACCCAGTACACCTTCGAGGTCCAGGCGGTGAACGGCATCTCCAGCAAGAGCCCCTTCCCTCCGCACTTCGCCTCCGTCAACATCACCACCAACCAGGCGG CCCCATCTGCCGTGCCCACCATgcacctgcacagcagcacGGGGAACAGCATGACGCTGTCGTGGACTCCCCCGGAGAGACCCAACGGCATCATTCTCGACTACGAGATCAAGTACTCCGAGAAG CAAGGCCAGAGCGATGGCATTGCCAACACTGTCACCAGCCAGAAGAACTCGGTGAGGCTGGACGGGCTGAAGGCCAACGCCCGGTACATGGTGCAGGTGCGGGCACGCACGGTGGCTGGGTACGGCCGCTACAGCCTCCCCACCGAGTTCCAGACGACTGCAGAGGACG gcTCCACCGGGAAGACTTTCCAGGAGCTGCCTCTGATCGTGGGCTCGGCCACTGCGGGGCTGCTCTTCGTCATCGTCGTGGTCGTCATCGCTATCGTCTGCTTCAG GAAGCAGCGCAACAGCACAGATCCCGAGTACACggagaagctgcagcagtaCG TCACCCCGGGGATGAAGGTCTACATTGACCCCTTCACTTACGAGGACCCCAACGAAGCAGTCCGGGAGTTTGCCAAAGAGATCGACATCTCCTGCGTCAAAATCGAGGAGGTCATCGGAGCAG GGGAGTTCGGCGAGGTGTGCCGCGGGCGCCTGAAGCTGCCCGGCCGCCGCGAGATCTTCGTGGCCATCAAGACGCTGAAGGTGGGCTACACGGAGCGGCAGCGGCGCGATTTCCTCAGCGAGGCCAGCATCATGGGGCAGTTCGACCACCCCAACATCATCCACCTGGAGGGCGTGGTGACCAAGAGCCGCCCCGTCATGATCATCACCGAGTTCATGGAGAACTGCGCGCTCGACTCCTTCCTCCGG CTGAACGACGGGCAGTTCACGGTCATCCAGCTGGTGGGGATGCTGCGAGGCATCGCGGCCGGCATGAAGTACCTCTCGGAGATGAACTACGTGCACCGCGACCTGGCTGCCCGCAACATCCTGGTCAACAGCAACTTGGTCTGCAAAGTGTCCGACTTCGGGCTCTCCCGCTTCTTGGAGGACGACCCGGCCGACCCCACCTACACCAGCTCCCTG GGGGGCAAGATCCCGATCAGATGGACGGCTCCTGAGGCCATCGCCTACCGCAAGTTCACCTCGGCCAGCGACGTGTGGAGCTACGGCATCGTCATGTGGGAAGTGATGTCCTACGGGGAGCGACCCTACTGGGACATGTCCAACCAGGAC GTGATCAACGCGGTGGAGCAGGATTACCGCCTGCCTCCCCCCATGGACTGCCCCACGGCGCTGCACCAGCTGATGCTGGACTGCTGGGTGCGGGACCGCAACCTGCGGCCCAAATTTGCACAGATCGTCAACACGCTGGACAAGCTGATCCGCAACGCCGCCAGCCTGAAGGTCATCGCCAGCGTCCAGTCTGG CGTCTCCCAGCCGCTCCTGGACCGCACTGTGCCGGATTACACCACCTTCACCACCGTGGGAGACTGGCTGGACGCCATCAAAATGGGACGGTACAAGGAGAACTTCGTCAATGCCGGCTTTGCCTCCTTCGACCTGGTGGCACAGATGACGGCGGA AGACCTGCTGAGGATAGGGGTGACGCTAGCAGGGCACCAGAAGAAGATCCTGAGCAGCATTCAGGACATGAGGCTGCAGATGAACCAGACGCTCCCGGTTCAGGTTTGA